The DNA window AGACCGCCGCCGGCTTCGACAGCGGCCGCTGCGACGTCCTTACCTCCGACTCCTCCCAGCTCGCGGCGCTGCGCCTGCAGCTCAACGATCCGGACAGCGCTGTGATCCTCCCCGAGCGGATCTCCAAAGAGCCGCTGGGCCCGATGGTTCGCCGCGGCGATGAGGACTGGGGCAAGGTGGTGAGCTGGACGTTCTACGCCATGCTCAACGCCGAGGAGCTGGGCGTGACCAGCGAGAACGTCGACGAGATGCGCGACAACCCGCCGAACCCCGACGTCGCCCGCCTGCTCGGCCAGGACGGCAACTTCGGCGAGCAGCTCGGACTCTCCAACGACTGGGCCTACAACATCATCAAGACGGTCGGTAACTATGCCGAGGTCTACGATCGCACCGTAGGCGCCGACTCACCGTTGGATATTCCGCGTGGCGTCAATGCGCTGTGGAATGCCGGCGGCATCCAGTACGCACCGCCAGTACGCTGATCCCCCGATGGGCGCCGCGCCAGGCGCCCTCGGGTTTCTGCCGCTTCCCTCGGGACAAGGCGTCGGCCGGCGCCGTATCGAGGGCAGCGGTTCATCGAAGCTTTACGTTATTCCGGCCCAGGCCTTGCCGGGCACCCTTCGCCCCGACGCAGAACCTACGTTCACCTAGCGTCTGGCAGAGGGCGTGCTGACAGGCTCCAGCGGAGAGATATCCGAGACCATGCTGCGACCTTCCACTTCCATCCCCAAGCGCGCGCGCGGCCCGCTCTGGCGTGATCCGCAGGTGCGCTCGCTGGTGATCCAGACGGTGCTGCTGATCGCGCTGGTAGGGATCATCATGCTGATGATCCACAACACCATGGCCAACTTGCAGGCCAGGGGAATCAATACCGGCTTCGCCTTCCTCGACTACCGTGCCGGCTTCTCGATCGCCCAGACGCTCAACGACTACTCGAGCAACTCAAGCTACGGGGACGCTTTCCTCGCCGGTCTTTACAACACGCTGCTGGTGTCGATCCTGGGGATCATCGCCTCCACGGTGGTCGGGTTGGTCGTCGGTATCGCCCGCCTTTCCCCCAACTGGCTGCTCGCCCGGGTAGCGACCGTCTACATCGAGATATTCCGCAACATCCCGCTACTGCTCCAGATCCTGTTCTGGTACTTCGCCGCTCTCGGCGCGCTGCCGCAGCTGCGCCAGAGCCTCTCGCTGTTCGACCTGTTCTTCCTCAACCAGCGCGGCATGATCATCCCCGCACCGATACCCGGCGAAGGCTTCTCGGCCACCGTCTACGGGCTGTTGGCGGCGGTGGTGCTGGCATGGGGCCTGGCGAGGATGAACAAGAAGCGCCAGGCCGAGACCGGCCAGCGGCTGCCGATTGGTTGGATCAACCTCGGTGTGATCGTGGTGATTCCGCTGGTGATCTTCCTGATCAGCGGCAGTCCCTTGTCCTGGTCGGTGCCCGAGCTCGTCGGCTTCAACTACCGCGGCGGCCTGCACATGATCCCCGAGCTGATCGGCTTGTGGGTCGCGCTGACCATCTACACCGCATCGTTCATCGCCGAGATCGTCCGCTCCGGCATCCAGTCGGTATCGCATGGACAGACCGAGGCGGCCAGCTCGCTCGGCCTGCCCAAGGGCATCACCATGCGCAAGGTGATCATGCCGCAGGCGATGCGGTTGATGATCCCGCAGCTGTCGAGCCAGTACCTGAGCCTGACCAAGAACTCGTCGCTTGCGATCGCGATCGGCTATCCGGATCTGTTCGCGGTGTTCGGCAACACCACGATGAACCAGACCGGGCAGGCGGTGGAGATCATGGCGATCACCATGGGTGTCTACCTGGCGCTCAGCCTGATCACCTCGCTGCTGATGAACCTGTTCAACTCCCGTATGGCCCTCAAGGAGCGCTGATCGATGAGCGAGCAAAACGCAAGCGCTGCGCCCCTTCCCGCGTCCGCTGACAACCAAGGCTATATCGCTGCTAGGCAGCCGCCGGAGAAAGTGGGTGGCTTGCTGGTCTGGCTGCGCAAGAACCTCTTCTCCGGCCCGATCAACAGCCTGATCTCGCTGGTGCTGCTCTACCTGATCGTGCGTATCGTCACGCCGATGGTGCAGTGGGGCCTGATCGACGCTACCTGGGTCGGCTCCTCACGCCAGGACTGCACCGGCGACGGCGCGTGCTGGGTGTTCGTCACCACCCGCCTCGGCCAGATCATCTATG is part of the Halotalea alkalilenta genome and encodes:
- a CDS encoding amino acid ABC transporter permease is translated as MLRPSTSIPKRARGPLWRDPQVRSLVIQTVLLIALVGIIMLMIHNTMANLQARGINTGFAFLDYRAGFSIAQTLNDYSSNSSYGDAFLAGLYNTLLVSILGIIASTVVGLVVGIARLSPNWLLARVATVYIEIFRNIPLLLQILFWYFAALGALPQLRQSLSLFDLFFLNQRGMIIPAPIPGEGFSATVYGLLAAVVLAWGLARMNKKRQAETGQRLPIGWINLGVIVVIPLVIFLISGSPLSWSVPELVGFNYRGGLHMIPELIGLWVALTIYTASFIAEIVRSGIQSVSHGQTEAASSLGLPKGITMRKVIMPQAMRLMIPQLSSQYLSLTKNSSLAIAIGYPDLFAVFGNTTMNQTGQAVEIMAITMGVYLALSLITSLLMNLFNSRMALKER